One stretch of Alcaligenes aquatilis DNA includes these proteins:
- a CDS encoding type II and III secretion system protein family protein, with translation MNRNRYWPRWAVVSLLFGALFGASLQSQAQGLGLQVGELMVLPDTQVERVAVGDGDIVHAVTTESGELILFARKTGSTVVQVWSHSGQSQSYHVEVSPENQRQTLAELRSLLERIPELRVSELGGKLVLEGEGLSDQDKQRIQALSQEHPQLLDFTQQDGWEPMVLLDVQVVEVPRNSLRELGVRWDGSSQGGLSMGGAWDAATHQFLDRPGEAVLPLAFPAKQGAAFFGIGALMSARVQAMAQEGHAVVLAQPQLLARSGSQAEFLAGGELPYTTTDDKGNSKTSFKPYGVSLRIVPRVERGGLVRSQIEVEVSSVDASLSQPAGPSLKTRRASTEFNVRSGQTLVLAGFISREESRHVDRLPGLASLPVLGALFRSERFARQETELAVFVTPTLVAAEHPDLLARQANAAQWLDQTFPDAPRLNTPVRVTSKGAGQGAWSQWAEPDSEVFRVEP, from the coding sequence ATGAATAGAAATCGCTATTGGCCCAGGTGGGCAGTTGTGAGCTTGTTGTTCGGAGCCCTGTTTGGCGCAAGCTTGCAAAGTCAGGCTCAGGGCTTGGGGTTGCAAGTGGGTGAGTTGATGGTGCTGCCCGACACACAGGTTGAGCGGGTAGCGGTGGGGGACGGTGACATTGTTCACGCCGTCACTACAGAATCGGGCGAGCTTATTTTGTTTGCGCGCAAGACCGGGAGCACTGTGGTGCAAGTGTGGTCCCATTCCGGGCAAAGTCAGTCCTACCACGTTGAGGTGTCACCCGAAAACCAGAGACAAACCTTGGCGGAGCTACGAAGTTTGCTAGAACGCATTCCCGAGCTACGTGTCAGCGAATTGGGCGGAAAGCTGGTGCTGGAAGGAGAGGGCTTAAGCGATCAGGACAAGCAACGCATTCAGGCGTTAAGCCAGGAGCACCCTCAATTACTGGATTTTACGCAGCAGGACGGTTGGGAGCCAATGGTCTTGTTGGACGTTCAGGTGGTCGAGGTGCCGCGCAACAGCCTGCGGGAGCTGGGCGTGCGCTGGGATGGCAGCTCACAGGGTGGTTTGAGTATGGGAGGTGCCTGGGATGCGGCCACCCATCAGTTTCTGGATAGGCCGGGTGAAGCGGTCCTGCCTTTGGCATTCCCTGCCAAGCAGGGGGCGGCGTTCTTTGGCATTGGCGCCTTGATGTCTGCTCGCGTTCAAGCCATGGCGCAGGAAGGGCATGCGGTGGTTCTGGCGCAGCCGCAGCTTCTGGCGCGTAGTGGTTCGCAAGCCGAGTTTCTGGCTGGGGGCGAGCTGCCTTACACCACCACGGATGACAAGGGAAACAGCAAGACCAGCTTCAAGCCTTATGGTGTATCTCTGCGTATCGTGCCGAGGGTCGAGCGTGGTGGCTTGGTGCGCTCGCAGATTGAGGTCGAAGTCAGCTCTGTGGATGCCAGCTTGTCCCAACCTGCCGGGCCGTCGTTGAAAACCCGACGAGCTTCAACCGAGTTCAACGTGCGTTCCGGGCAGACCTTGGTGCTGGCAGGATTTATTTCACGTGAAGAGTCCCGGCATGTGGATCGCTTGCCGGGGCTGGCCAGTTTGCCAGTGCTGGGTGCCTTGTTTCGTTCCGAACGCTTTGCCCGGCAGGAGACGGAACTGGCGGTCTTTGTGACCCCGACATTGGTGGCGGCAGAACATCCGGATTTGTTGGCTCGGCAGGCGAATGCTGCCCAGTGGCTGGACCAGACTTTTCCTGACGCTCCACGCTTGAACACGCCTGTGCGCGTCACTTCAAAGGGGGCAGGACAAGGAGCCTGGTCGCAATGGGCAGAACCCGATAGTGAGGTGTTTCGTGTTGAACCTTGA
- the cpaB gene encoding Flp pilus assembly protein CpaB: MMRAKFLWLCRHPSAGFGLLALLAGLMAAGTSSRYLDRQEKALQQAAHRVQLDRVVAASSLAAGTVLQAEHLAARAFPAELVPSDSWDVAQFENLVGQVLSQPLRAGDLISKAHVQEVSSPFSQQLLSGRRALTVPVDAISSVSGLIRPGDLIDIYVSFDDRQRRVTAPLLQSVLVLATGQKSGEGSATARLDKDAYNTLTLDVGPDDALKLLAARQHGRISALLRNPDDHTPHQAAVRGELADILGLGPGARPKQHVQVLYGNRPAGQLGQAEVERLGWLDMPDSFSVGQHHE; the protein is encoded by the coding sequence ATGATGCGAGCAAAGTTCTTGTGGCTATGTCGTCATCCCAGCGCAGGCTTTGGCCTCTTGGCCTTGTTGGCTGGTTTGATGGCAGCCGGGACCAGTAGTCGTTATCTGGACCGGCAGGAAAAAGCGTTGCAACAGGCGGCGCATCGTGTCCAGTTGGATCGGGTGGTGGCCGCGTCCAGCCTGGCGGCGGGGACCGTGCTGCAAGCGGAGCATCTGGCCGCCCGTGCCTTTCCTGCAGAACTGGTGCCTAGTGATAGTTGGGATGTGGCGCAGTTTGAGAATCTAGTAGGGCAAGTGCTGAGCCAGCCTTTGCGAGCAGGTGACTTGATCAGTAAGGCGCACGTGCAGGAAGTCAGTAGCCCGTTTTCACAGCAACTGTTATCTGGCAGGCGTGCATTGACTGTACCGGTGGATGCGATCAGTTCGGTGTCGGGTTTGATTCGACCGGGAGACTTGATTGATATCTATGTCAGCTTTGATGACAGGCAACGGCGGGTTACGGCGCCGTTGTTGCAGTCTGTTCTTGTTTTGGCAACAGGACAAAAGTCGGGTGAAGGTTCGGCCACGGCCCGATTGGATAAGGATGCCTACAACACCTTGACCTTGGATGTGGGTCCGGACGATGCCTTGAAGTTGCTGGCGGCCAGACAACATGGACGTATCAGTGCCTTGCTGCGCAATCCGGATGATCACACGCCCCATCAGGCTGCCGTGCGCGGTGAGCTGGCCGATATTTTGGGGCTGGGGCCGGGTGCAAGGCCCAAACAGCATGTACAGGTTTTGTACGGTAACAGACCGGCAGGGCAACTTGGACAGGCTGAGGTGGAGCGCCTGGGTTGGCTGGATATGCCGGACAGTTTTTCTGTGGGGCAGCACCATGAATAG
- a CDS encoding pilus assembly protein TadE, whose amino-acid sequence MSKRQKGMALIEACLLGVVLGLMVMAGRWLMQQQYRLQQMQHSTHLSLFMHDAHGKPVSVGSSPAHETAPARFLASPIATAQSLQWELLSLRSGFWTAQSRVSIPWPRWLEALRTKTQLQRQSHLWAAAGQAVSTQQTRQRLENSTTAWGEAVGSSRPAARETIRHAGPMDAAWGRAQADVDWLSRWQGYVPDHGPKEQP is encoded by the coding sequence ATGAGTAAGCGACAAAAAGGGATGGCGCTGATCGAGGCTTGTTTGCTGGGTGTGGTGTTGGGCTTGATGGTGATGGCGGGGCGTTGGCTGATGCAGCAGCAGTATCGCTTGCAGCAAATGCAGCACAGCACGCATTTGAGCCTGTTTATGCATGACGCTCATGGCAAGCCGGTTTCAGTTGGAAGCAGTCCTGCTCACGAGACGGCACCTGCCCGATTTTTGGCATCCCCGATAGCGACAGCCCAGTCCTTGCAATGGGAGCTTTTGAGTCTGCGTAGCGGATTTTGGACGGCACAGTCGCGCGTTTCCATTCCGTGGCCGCGCTGGCTGGAGGCGTTGAGGACCAAGACGCAATTGCAGCGCCAATCTCACTTGTGGGCGGCTGCGGGGCAGGCGGTCAGTACACAGCAGACTCGTCAGCGTTTGGAAAACAGTACGACTGCTTGGGGTGAGGCAGTGGGATCGAGCAGACCCGCTGCCAGAGAAACGATACGACATGCAGGGCCTATGGACGCGGCCTGGGGACGGGCGCAAGCTGATGTGGACTGGTTGAGTCGGTGGCAGGGCTACGTGCCAGATCATGGCCCCAAGGAGCAGCCATGA
- a CDS encoding YncE family protein — MSKKFTYLTRSKRSVLAAALPLFLLTGVSHAAPTPVAATAAVSTPVSEAVLQREVAPGIYELVYSPASKAVFVASTEEFTSKGGGSIYQLDPVSLAVQKKIDLPFKPFALTLDARTNTLYAGHTRDGAVSAVDASTGTLKGTLHHGVKDAKGEPVHTRQIVVDEAANQVIVSGVTDLGFIWVIDGKTFSTNRILRDLEAPTAGLTLDAANHKLLASGTAAYAVFDTQSWELVGENRIAEKLSPSDIRRRFLVNTALDSKSERLFANQLNNSEGTLVFDLKTGAILHKIPTGYMPVGIRYNPIRNEVYVASRGSGTLSVIDASSYAIKQTITLPVHPNTISVTPDGQQLYVSVKRPFAKKGEPEPIDQVARIDLQAL, encoded by the coding sequence ATGTCCAAGAAATTTACTTATTTAACGCGCAGCAAGCGTTCCGTTCTTGCAGCCGCGCTGCCCTTGTTTTTGCTGACTGGCGTGTCTCATGCGGCACCCACGCCAGTAGCGGCGACTGCTGCCGTATCTACTCCGGTGTCAGAGGCCGTCCTGCAACGGGAAGTTGCGCCGGGCATTTACGAGCTGGTGTACAGCCCGGCCTCCAAGGCCGTGTTTGTGGCAAGTACGGAGGAATTCACCAGCAAGGGAGGTGGCTCGATTTATCAGCTGGATCCAGTCAGCCTGGCCGTACAGAAAAAGATTGATCTGCCATTCAAGCCATTTGCTCTGACCTTGGATGCGCGTACCAACACGCTCTATGCCGGTCATACCCGGGATGGCGCTGTTTCAGCTGTTGATGCGTCAACGGGTACGCTCAAGGGAACCTTGCATCATGGCGTCAAAGATGCCAAGGGCGAGCCGGTGCATACACGCCAGATCGTGGTGGATGAAGCTGCTAATCAGGTCATCGTCAGTGGTGTGACAGATCTTGGTTTTATCTGGGTTATTGACGGCAAGACCTTCTCGACAAACCGTATTCTGCGCGACCTTGAAGCGCCCACGGCAGGTTTGACCCTGGATGCAGCGAACCATAAATTGCTGGCCAGTGGCACGGCTGCCTATGCAGTGTTCGACACGCAAAGTTGGGAACTGGTTGGTGAAAACCGCATCGCGGAGAAGCTGTCGCCTAGCGATATCAGGCGACGTTTTCTGGTCAATACGGCCTTGGATAGCAAGAGTGAACGCTTGTTTGCCAATCAACTGAATAATAGTGAAGGCACCTTGGTGTTTGACCTGAAAACGGGTGCCATTCTGCACAAAATCCCCACGGGATACATGCCGGTGGGGATACGCTATAACCCGATTCGCAATGAAGTGTATGTAGCCAGCCGAGGCAGTGGAACGCTGAGTGTCATCGACGCTAGCAGCTATGCCATCAAACAGACTATTACGCTGCCAGTGCATCCCAACACGATTTCTGTGACGCCTGACGGTCAGCAGCTTTATGTCAGTGTAAAGCGGCCATTTGCAAAAAAAGGGGAGCCGGAGCCCATTGACCAGGTGGCTCGTATTGACCTGCAAGCTTTGTGA